One part of the Streptomyces nigra genome encodes these proteins:
- a CDS encoding AAA family ATPase, with product MLLWINGPFGGGKTQTAHEIRRRLPGSVVCDPEHPGFGLRRMLPPELRGDFQDLASWRQGVVEVLDLALTRHDGVVIAPMTVTHPDYFAETVGRLRELGHDVRHFTLLAERETVLRRLRERGLGRLAQIAAGKGGGPRRESWAVSRLDHCLERLREPEFAEHLWTDRTSVPRTADRIAVLAGLTLRPNAEGAVRTRLRQAAVGIRHIRLD from the coding sequence ATGCTCCTGTGGATCAACGGCCCTTTCGGGGGCGGCAAGACACAGACCGCACACGAGATCCGGCGCCGGCTGCCCGGCAGCGTCGTCTGCGACCCCGAGCACCCCGGGTTCGGTCTGCGGCGCATGCTCCCGCCGGAGCTGCGCGGGGACTTCCAGGATCTGGCCTCCTGGCGGCAGGGCGTCGTCGAGGTCCTCGACCTGGCGCTCACCCGGCACGACGGCGTCGTCATCGCGCCGATGACCGTCACGCACCCGGACTACTTCGCCGAGACGGTGGGCCGGCTGCGCGAACTCGGGCACGACGTCCGGCACTTCACGCTCCTCGCGGAGCGCGAGACCGTCCTGCGGCGGCTGCGCGAGCGCGGCCTCGGGCGGCTGGCGCAGATCGCCGCGGGGAAGGGCGGCGGGCCGCGCCGGGAGAGCTGGGCGGTGTCCCGGCTCGACCACTGCCTGGAGCGGCTGCGCGAACCGGAGTTCGCCGAGCATCTGTGGACCGACCGCACGAGCGTGCCGAGGACGGCGGACCGGATCGCCGTCCTGGCCGGGCTGACGCTGCGGCCCAACGCCGAGGGCGCGGTGCGGACGCGGCTGCGGCAGGCGGCGGTCGGGATCCGGCACATCCGCCTCGACTGA
- a CDS encoding response regulator transcription factor — protein MAIRVMLVDDQVLLRTGFRMVLAAQPDMEVVAEAGDGVEALQVLRSTSVDVVLMDVRMPKLDGVETTRRICSEPEPPKVLILTTFDLDEYAFSGLKAGASGFMLKDVPPGELLAAIRSVHSGDAVVAPSTTRRLLDRFAPMLPSTGGEPRHKELERLTDREREVMVLVAQGLSNGEIAARLVLSEATVKTHVGRILTKLGLRDRVQVVVLAYETGLVRAGGHG, from the coding sequence ATGGCGATCCGCGTGATGCTCGTCGACGACCAGGTGCTGCTGCGCACCGGGTTCCGGATGGTGCTCGCCGCCCAGCCGGACATGGAGGTCGTCGCGGAGGCGGGGGACGGCGTCGAGGCCCTCCAGGTGCTCCGCTCGACCTCCGTCGACGTCGTGCTCATGGACGTCCGTATGCCGAAGCTGGACGGCGTGGAGACCACCCGCCGCATCTGCTCGGAGCCCGAGCCGCCCAAGGTGCTCATCCTGACCACCTTCGACCTCGACGAGTACGCGTTCTCCGGGCTGAAGGCCGGCGCCTCCGGGTTCATGCTCAAGGACGTGCCGCCCGGGGAACTCCTCGCCGCGATCCGCTCGGTGCACAGCGGGGACGCCGTGGTGGCCCCGTCGACGACCCGGCGGCTGCTGGACCGGTTCGCGCCCATGCTGCCCTCCACCGGAGGGGAGCCCCGGCACAAGGAGCTGGAGCGGCTCACCGACCGGGAGCGCGAGGTCATGGTGCTGGTCGCGCAGGGCCTGTCCAACGGCGAGATCGCGGCCCGGCTGGTCCTGTCCGAGGCCACCGTGAAGACGCACGTGGGCCGCATCCTGACCAAGCTCGGCCTGCGCGACCGCGTCCAGGTGGTCGTCCTGGCCTACGAGACGGGGTTGGTCCGAGCGGGCGGCCACGGCTGA
- a CDS encoding DUF5937 family protein gives MSVSIDIAGLRPERVAVVPSPLAELGMALHALSEPGHHPGLQGWVTGVTARLDPHLADRMSEADFLWRTTFSDLFLPYAGVPGGALPGETLAEELDLLDKLSDEQFVDAALEFTCALPYGTPSRSVLADPELRRRSLELAAARGPQQLRFTGRLLDDPALIRAWLRQFLEDCDEAFFADIWARLRHQLTADARHRTDLLRHKGLAEALTSISAAVTLDEAAGRITIDKLRQGHSLIRDGSLLLVPTSLGWPHLTVLHRYGWQPVLHYTVGSPEIASPPSVGQLTLRMTALSHPVRMQLCRNLARSTYTTSELVQIHGMSAPEISRHLSVLKKAGLITTRRRGRYVLYQLDVTSVARLGSDFLEALLR, from the coding sequence ATGAGCGTGAGCATCGACATCGCGGGGCTGCGGCCGGAGAGGGTCGCCGTCGTGCCCTCCCCCCTCGCCGAGCTCGGCATGGCGCTGCACGCGCTGTCGGAGCCGGGGCACCACCCGGGCCTCCAGGGCTGGGTGACCGGTGTGACGGCCCGGCTGGACCCGCACCTGGCCGACCGCATGAGCGAGGCCGACTTCCTGTGGCGGACGACGTTCTCGGACCTGTTCCTGCCCTACGCGGGCGTCCCCGGCGGAGCCCTGCCCGGCGAGACGCTCGCCGAGGAGCTGGATCTGCTGGACAAGCTGTCCGACGAGCAGTTCGTGGACGCCGCCCTGGAGTTCACCTGCGCCCTGCCGTACGGCACGCCGAGCCGGAGCGTGCTCGCCGACCCCGAGCTGCGCCGCCGCTCCCTGGAGCTGGCCGCCGCGCGCGGGCCGCAGCAGTTGCGGTTCACCGGACGGCTGCTCGACGATCCGGCGCTGATCCGGGCCTGGCTGCGGCAGTTCCTGGAGGACTGCGACGAGGCGTTCTTCGCCGACATCTGGGCCCGGCTGCGCCACCAGCTGACCGCGGACGCCCGCCACCGGACCGACCTCCTGCGGCACAAGGGGCTCGCCGAGGCGCTGACCTCGATCTCCGCGGCGGTGACGCTCGACGAGGCCGCCGGACGCATCACCATCGACAAGCTCCGCCAGGGCCACAGCCTGATCCGGGACGGCAGTCTGCTGCTGGTGCCGACGAGCCTGGGCTGGCCGCATCTGACGGTGCTGCACCGCTACGGCTGGCAGCCGGTCCTGCACTACACGGTCGGCTCCCCGGAGATCGCGTCCCCGCCGTCGGTCGGGCAGCTGACCCTGCGCATGACCGCCCTGTCCCACCCGGTGCGCATGCAGCTGTGCCGCAACCTCGCCCGCAGCACGTACACCACGAGCGAGCTGGTGCAGATCCACGGCATGTCGGCCCCGGAGATATCCCGGCACCTGAGCGTCCTCAAGAAGGCGGGCCTGATCACCACCCGCCGCCGGGGCCGGTACGTCCTCTACCAGCTGGACGTGACCTCGGTGGCCCGGCTCGGCAGCGACTTCCTCGAAGCGCTGCTGCGATGA
- a CDS encoding threonine aldolase family protein, with translation MSDTAPHSGQQQGGTSDEERRGPLRERRITAQRTAKRVLARQGFQKTLRERLALLDEAQDVYDLDEPSDVYGNRVVEALEEKVAGLLGMEAAAFFPTGTMAQQIALRCWAGRTGNPAVALHALSHPEVHERHALGQVSGLRPVRVTSEPRMPTAAEVRDLAEPFGTLMLELPLREPGFVLPTWEELTEVVEAARERDAVVHFDGARLWESTVALGRPLPEIAGLADSVYVSFYKSLDAFGGAALAGPRTLVEEAKVWRHRYGGQVFQQFPTVLSALVGLETRLPRLPEYVAHARVVAAALREGLAAAGLPWTRVHPEPPHTHQFQVWLPYDAEVLGEAAVRQAEETGTLLFTHSWQTAGPGLSFTEVCVEAAGLDWSAADVREAVAGFVTRLREETGR, from the coding sequence ATGAGCGACACGGCGCCGCACAGCGGGCAGCAGCAGGGCGGCACGTCGGACGAGGAGCGGCGGGGGCCGCTGCGCGAGCGGCGGATCACCGCCCAGCGCACCGCGAAGCGCGTGCTCGCGCGCCAGGGCTTCCAGAAGACCCTCCGCGAACGCCTGGCCCTGCTGGACGAGGCGCAGGACGTCTACGACCTGGACGAGCCGTCGGACGTCTACGGCAACCGCGTCGTCGAGGCCCTGGAGGAGAAGGTCGCCGGGCTGCTCGGCATGGAGGCCGCCGCGTTCTTCCCGACCGGCACGATGGCCCAGCAGATCGCCCTGCGCTGCTGGGCGGGCCGCACCGGGAACCCGGCGGTCGCCCTGCACGCGCTGAGCCACCCCGAGGTGCACGAACGCCATGCCCTCGGCCAGGTCAGCGGGCTCCGCCCGGTGCGGGTGACGTCCGAGCCCCGGATGCCGACGGCCGCCGAGGTGCGCGACCTCGCGGAGCCCTTCGGGACGCTCATGCTCGAACTGCCCCTGCGGGAGCCCGGATTCGTGCTGCCCACCTGGGAGGAGCTGACCGAGGTCGTGGAGGCGGCACGCGAGCGGGACGCCGTGGTGCACTTCGACGGGGCCCGGCTTTGGGAGTCCACGGTCGCGCTCGGCCGCCCGCTGCCCGAGATCGCGGGCCTGGCGGACAGCGTCTACGTGTCGTTCTACAAGTCGCTCGACGCCTTCGGAGGCGCGGCCCTGGCCGGCCCGAGGACCCTGGTCGAGGAGGCGAAGGTCTGGCGGCACCGCTACGGCGGCCAGGTCTTCCAGCAGTTCCCCACCGTGCTGTCGGCGCTGGTGGGCCTGGAGACCCGGCTGCCCCGGCTGCCCGAGTACGTCGCCCACGCGCGCGTGGTGGCCGCCGCGCTGCGCGAGGGGCTGGCCGCGGCCGGCCTGCCGTGGACGCGGGTCCACCCCGAGCCGCCGCACACCCACCAGTTCCAGGTGTGGCTGCCGTATGACGCCGAGGTGCTCGGGGAGGCGGCGGTCCGGCAGGCCGAGGAGACCGGGACGCTCCTGTTCACCCACTCCTGGCAGACCGCGGGCCCCGGCCTGTCCTTCACCGAGGTCTGCGTCGAGGCCGCGGGCCTCGACTGGTCCGCCGCCGACGTACGGGAGGCCGTCGCGGGCTTCGTGACCCGGCTGCGGGAGGAGACGGGCCGGTGA